A genomic stretch from Ooceraea biroi isolate clonal line C1 chromosome 3, Obir_v5.4, whole genome shotgun sequence includes:
- the LOC105277500 gene encoding KRR1 small subunit processome component homolog: MPRAKKKSKTERAGIDNAWSLKIPEFKEQDNPHRLLEESSFASMFPKYREQYLKEHWPLVQKALVEHHLKAELDLLEGSMTVKTTRKTWDPYIIVKARDMIKLMARSVPFEQAMRVLQDDVGADVVKISSLVRNKEKFIKRRQRLIGPNGCNLKSLELLTNCYIVVQGQTVSALGPYRGLQQVRKIVEDTMNNIHPVYSLKALMIKRELAKNPNLKNEDWERYLPKYNSKNTSKRKEPKKKKEKKPYTPFPPPQQESKLDKEMASGEYFLKEEQKRAKRKKEQEARHEEATKRRQERRAQAFVPPEEKPVESKVTDSDMDIEEIKKKIQKGLKKRKTE; encoded by the coding sequence ATGCCCAGAGCGAAGAAAAAGTCGAAAACAGAGAGGGCCGGGATTGACAATGCGTGGTCGTTAAAAATCCCAGAGTTCAAGGAACAGGATAACCCGCACCGTCTGCTGGAGGAAAGCTCGTTTGCCAGCATGTTTCCCAAGTATCGGGAGCAGTACTTGAAGGAACATTGGCCATTGGTGCAGAAGGCGTTGGTCGAGCACCACCTGAAAGCCGAGCTGGATCTTCTCGAGGGTAGCATGACAGTGAAAACCACGAGGAAGACCTGGGATCCGTACATCATCGTCAAGGCACGTGACATGATCAAGCTCATGGCTCGCTCAGTTCCCTTCGAACAGGCGATGCGAGTTCTTCAGGACGACGTTGGCGCGGATGTTGTGAAGATCTCGTCACTCGTCAGGAACAAGGAGAAGTTCATCAAGAGGAGGCAACGGCTTATTGGACCAAATGGATGTAACTTAAAATCCCTTGAGCTGCTCACTAACTGCTACATCGTGGTCCAGGGCCAAACTGTATCGGCATTGGGTCCATACAGGGGTCTGCAGCAAGTGAGAAAGATAGTAGAGGATACCATGAACAATATTCACCCAGTTTATAGCCTCAAGGCGTTGATGATCAAAAGAGAGCTCGCCAAAAATCCGAATCTGAAGAACGAGGATTGGGAGCGATATCTTCCCAAGTATAACAGTAAGAACACAAGTAAGCGCAAAGagccgaagaagaagaaggagaagaaaccATACACGCCATTCCCGCCGCCTCAGCAGGAGAGTAAGCTCGACAAGGAGATGGCGTCTGGTGAATACTTCTTGAAAGAGGAACAGAAGAGagcgaagaggaagaaggaacAAGAGGCCAGGCACGAAGAGGCGACCAAGAGAAGGCAGGAGCGCAGGGCACAGGCGTTTGTGCCACCTGAAGAGAAACCTGTTGAAAGTAAAGTTACGGACAGTGATATGGACATTgaggaaataaagaaaaaaattcagaaaggaCTGAAGAAACGTAAAACAGAGTGA